The genomic DNA CCGAAACAATGGCGGACGGATGGCCTTATGAAGAGATGATGCCGCAACTGTTCGCTACTGACCTGCAACTGGAAAAGGTTGGTGAAACATTCTACAACCATTACCTGAACAATACCTATCCGTATGCGACCGTATCGCTCACGAAAACAAGCGAACTGGATAATCTGAAAAGCGCAATACATGATATCTTGGCAGATAAGACCGAAAGCGATATTTACAGTCTCGATCCAAAGAACATGCAAAGACTGGAATATTTATACCGTAGCCCAGGAATGCTTTATGACTTCAATGATTATATCAAGCAGTTGGCGACAGCCGAACAATACGATCGTTTCATCAGTTGCCTGGATAAAGCAGTCGTCTACAAGGCCCATACGCCCAAATCCTACTACGCCGCCATAGGAAATGCGTTGCCGATCAAAAGCTATTGCGGCCTGACCATTTTCGTTCCGCAAGAATCTCTACCCAAAATGCTCGAATGGTATAAACAAAGAGTCGGCTGGTATAAGGCAGTTTATGAATAAATCCTCTATCACCGGATCAGGAAAGCCTTTTTAAAGCGTTTCACCGTACCTTCGGGGTGGTATATTTCAGCATAAAAGATATAGACACCTGTTTGCAGCGGACTTCCGTTGTTGGCTACGCCACTCCATGTGATCTTACCGGAGATGCCTAACAACTCATGATTGGATATATCAGCTACACGCAGACCGGAGGTATTGAAAACGAAAGCGCGACAGCTATATCCCGGACGGTCGAGCAGGTAGGACACCGTGTAACTACCGGACTCTTCTATCCACACAGGAGGTTCTATACCCGTGGCACCGCCCGATGAAGCGTCTTTGTATTGGGAGTTCTGATAGCCAGGTGTGCCATAGCCAACTGTTTCGGAAGCGGAGGTCCAGTTTGCCGCGTCTTGTGTAGCGGCATCCGGATCGATACGCTCAAGGGCAACTCCTTTTTTATTTTTGACTGAATGAGCATGCCATTTAGACGAATAGGCGACTTCATCTATTATTATTTCATCCGCTGTACGAAACAATACCAAGGTAGAAGATGTATTGGCAAGAATAGGAAGCTTGGCCAATCCGCAAAGAGCAGACGGATCGGCTATATCATAAAAAGAAGTCACACCTTCCAAGTTCTTGGTCAAGAGGAGGTAACTTTTTGCCTCCAGATTATGCAGGACGGAAGTCAATGGATAGCGAGTGCTAAGTGTTCCGTCCGATTTACGGATGGCGACAGAAAGGGCGGACAAAGACAAGGAATGCTCCGAACGATTATACAATTCGATATATTCGCTGCCTCCGACATATGGGTCAGGGAGCAACTCGTTAATGATGATTTCTCCGGGTTGGATCAGTTCTGTGACTCCCGGAATGTTGGGATCATCCGGATTATCCGGGACATCGGGTCGGTCTGGATCTACCGGCGGATCTTCCTCCTTATCGGGAGAAGAATTAACGGCACCGGGAGTTCCACCACGTGGATCAGTAGAAAGATGCCAGCCTGAAGTGCCTCGTTCCCACGACACTCCGGAGGTAGCCGCTTCATACGCCACTTCTTCTATCTTGCCCCCGGCAGCATCCCACAATTGCAATACAGCTCCTTTGTCATTCAAAGCCGGAAACTTCTCGATAGGAATCAGCAACGTTTGGACAGGGAAGGAGAACGCATCCTCCTGGTCCAGTAAAACTGCATATCCGCCAGCAGGCAAATCCATCTCTGGCAGGGCTTTCGTCTTCTTCCCCGTCACATTCTTGTACACCCATCCGTCCAACGAGACGGTAGCAGCAGTCGTATTATGTAATTCGATATATTCCACCATTCTTCCATCTCCCGGCTTTGCCATGACTTCATTGATAACGACCGAACCTGCTGGATAGCTCTCCGGTTCATCCGGATCAGGCTTCGGTTCCGGCTTATCCGTCCCAGGTTCTTCTTCCCCTCTCAACACGACTTCGACAGCTTCATCCGGCATCGCCTTTCCCGACAAAGAGCGAAGACCGGCATAAGAGATCGTGTATGAATGGTCCAACTGCATCTCTTGATCGAAAAAAGTGCTTACGAATTGCTTCGTCCCTGCATCTACATACCTTTTGAGGTAAGCGTCTCCAATATCCGAAATACTGAAGACAGCCTTATCAATATCAACCGGCTTATCAAAAGCGAACAGCAAGTTGGAGGCCGATAGCGGCTCGACCTCAAGCAACTTTGGCGGACTTTCTGATTCTCCCGGTTCTTCTTCAGGCTTGTCCGGCTCGATCGGTGTCTCCGTCACCCGATTAAGCACACACACATTATCTATGCTGAAAAGAGAACTTCGTGTCTTCGTGTAATAAAACGTAAACACCAAGTTGCCTCTCTCAACCGGCTCTTCGATCGTGTACATGGCTGAACCTTCAAGGCGGTATCCCTCCATATCGTCTGTCTTGTAATACAAACTCCACCGGAGATTGTCTTCAAGCGTCACTTTCACATGTAACAACAATGGCGACTCTTCAAAATCGGTCTGTGGCAGAATCAAATTCCCGTTTCCGTTACGCTTCAGTCCTAGTTCCTTGTTGCCGGTATTCCCGATACGTACATAATAATAACGTTCTTGATTTTCCTGATACAAATAGATACATAATTTGTTCTCGTCGCTCGGTTGGTTTTGCATATAAACATCGAACTCCCATTGCATATCGGGCGAATAGGCGATTTCTTTGCCTATGGAAGCAGTACCTGACTCTGTCGGTTTGATATTCAACTGAAGCCTGCCATCAGCATTGACTACAAACTGCCCTCTGTCTTTGCCGATCCAGTCGGCCCCCAACATCGGGCCGTCAAACGTCTCATTCACCTGTGAATTCACACAAAAAGGAAGTAATATGAAGAGATAAAGAATAAATTGTTTCATAGCATTCTAGTTTTGTTTATAATTTGCATATCTTTGCACCCCAAAACGTTGTAATGAAGGAAATGCAAAGCTTTCCGTAAACGTTGTAAAGTTATACTATTTTTTTTATAAACAAATTAATTAGTGCTCAAAATGAAAGTAGCAATTGTTGGAGTGAGTGGAGCGGTAGGACAGGAATTCCTGCGCGTACTCGACGAGAGAAACTTCCCAATGGATGAGCTTGTGCTTTTTGGCTCATCTCGCAGTGCCGGACGTGTTTATACTTTCCGTGGTAAACAAATTACCGTCAAGGAGCTTAAGCATAACGACGACTTCAAGGGAATCGATGTTGCTTTTGTTTCGGCCGGTGGCGGTACTTCTATCGAATTCGCAGAAACCATTACGAAATATGGTACTGTGATGATCGACAATTCCAGCGCATTCCGCATGGACAACGATGTACCTTTGGTAGTTCCCGAAGTGAATCCGGAAGATGCACTGAATCGTCCGCGCGGTATCATTGCCAATCCGAACTGTACCACCATCCAGATGGTCGTTGCATTGAAGGCAATCGAAGGCCTGTCGCACATCAAGCGTGTACACGTATCGACCTACCAGGCTGCCAGCGGTGCAGGCGCAACAGCAATGGCCGAACTGGTAAAACAATATGAACAACTGCTGAAAGGCGAAGAACCGACTGTGGAAAAGTTCGCTTATCAACTGGCTTACAATGTCATCCCTCACGTAGACGTATTTACGGATAACGGCTACACGAAGGAAGAGATGAAGATGTATAATGAAACACGCAAGATCATGCACTCTGACATCGAGGTGAGCGCAACTTGTGTACGTGTTCCGGTTATGCGTGCCCACAGCGAAGCGACTTGGGTAGAGACAGAACGACCGGTCAGCGTAGAAGAAGCTCGTAAGGCGTTCGCCGAAGCCGAAGGTGTCATCCTGCAGGACGAACCAGCGAAGAAAGACTATCCGATGCCGTTGTTCATCGCTGGAAAAGACCCAGTTTATGTGGGCCGTATCCGTAAGGATATCACGAACCCGAACGGCTTGACATTCTGGACAGTAAGCGACCAGATCAAAAAAGGGGCAGCCCTGAATGCTGTACAGATTGCAGAATATCTGTTGAAAGTAAAGAATATCGGATAAACGATATACGATATTTGGATATAAAGAGAAGGAGATGTCAAAACTCCTTTATCAGGATCTTTTAGGCACGGATTTACACGGATAAATTTATTTTCTTTCCGTGTAATCCGTGCCTAAATTATATCTTCATTTCTTTCAGTCCTTCTTCCAGCGTATGCGGGCGATAGCCCAATTCGCGTTTTGCTTTTTCGATGGACAGTCCGCTATTGCGTGGACGTGGCGTTGCCTCCTTCATCTCTTCCGTTGTGACCGGACAGATCAGTGAACGATCCAGTCCGAAATAATCGGCTACACGGTATGCCATTTCTGCGATAGAAAGATATTCCGCGCCACAGATATGATAAATACCGGAATCATCGGTATGCACAAGCCGTTCCACTCCGTCGGCAATATCCTCTACCCAAGTCGGTGTGCGATATTGATCGGCGACGACACGGATCTCTTGCCCTGCTTCCAAGCGGTTCTTGACTAATTGAAGGACATTGCCATGCTGTCCCGGCAACGCTTTCCCATAGACGACAACCACACGGACAATAGCATAGTTGCGGCAAATACTCGCTACCGCCTGTTCTCCCTGATACTTGGTCACGCCATAGTAATTGAGCGGAGCGGGCAGATCTTCTTCCGTATAAAGACGGTCACTTCTCCCGTCAAACACAAAGTCTGTCGACAAATGGATCAATCGGCTCCCCTGATGCTCGCAACAATACGCCAAGTTCTCTACCGCCGACACGTTAATGGCATACGCCTCCTCACGGTGCTGCTCGCAATAATCCGGGACGGAAAGAGCCGAACAATTGACAACGACATCAGGACAGATATGGTCGAACAAGGCCTCCACCGCCGGATAGTCGTTGATGTCCAACCGGACGGAAGTATGGTTCCCTCCCGGACGGATATCCGGATGAAGGGAACAGCCGAATACTTCGCAGGCCCCGTTCTCCGAAAGGTTATCCAGGATTCTTCTCCCGACAAACCCATTAGCACCTATAACCAATATCTTTTTCATCAAAACATATAGATCAGAACACCCAACACACGGTGGTTCGTCACCGAATGCGTGTTTTCTATTTTACCATTTTCTGCATTCATATCTCCATACCAGGCAAGAGAAGGACTGTATTCCACTCCCAGCTTCCAGTGGGGCAGATTATAAGAGAGTTGGAGGTTGGTAGTAAACACCTGATCCACCTCCAATCCGACACCATAGGTCGGCCCGGCAATCGTCTTTCCCGTTCCTAAGTTCTTCAGATAGCCGACAAAGATTCCCGGTTTCCATTTCTTGCCATAGACTATATTCAGCCAAGTCATGGAATGACGGTAAGGCGTATACTCCTGTTCACCTGTACGCGGATCGACAGAGGTAACCGCATAACCACCCAACATACAGGCTTGCGTCAGATTGGAAGCCAGCAACGTCTTACCTGCAATCACCCAATCCTGAGTCATATATTTGGCATATGCCTCAAAAGACAACGAAGTGACCCGCTCGTTCACTTTATACACCCGGTCGTCCACCGTCGTTTGCTGTCGGGGTTTCAAGGACAGCACTTCCATGCCGACGCCGGCAATCAAACCATCAACCTTATAATCAGCCGAGACGTAGACTTCCGGGATGCAGCTGTTCTTGATATATTCCTCGCTTTTTCCGTTCGGGCCGGCAGACAAATACTGCAACTGCCACAACACGGCTCCTGTCAGCTGCAACCCTTTGCCCGACGTGTACCGGTAACGGATCTGAGGGCTACGGTTAAACGGTTGGAAAGGCGCACCGGTCGAAAGGTTCAACATTTGCGGAGATACATCGCCGAACAACGGATGCCAGGTTTGTCCTACCAGTACCGCCGATTTTCCCCAATCTAAGTTGACATAAGCATGGCGAATACGCAAGACCGCCCAGTTGCTTCCGGAGCCGCGAAAATCCGCCTCTAACTTGGCTGTTGTCACGGCTTTCCCGATATTCGGTCCCGTCACGTCTACTCCCAAACGGGAATAGAGCAGATAGAAACTCCCGTTTGCCGTGGCATTCAGGTCATTACCATCGGCATCCAAATTCTTGTCTTTAGGATAAAGGTGGAATAGCCCATCCACAATTTCAGCATTGGCACGTGAATTATAAAACAGGTCGCCACGCACCTGTCCATAAAATTTATAAGAAAAATTCTTTTTCTGAGCATGACCGGCCATAACCATGCATAAGGCCGCGAAGAGTAGCAAATATCTTTTCATTTCTGTCTTTTCAAATTGATTGCAAAGGTAAGGAAGTTTGGGATTACTGCAAAACAAGAAGAGTCTTACTACACCTTAACCTTATCCGAAAAACAGGAAATATCCTGGTAAAAGCCTCCCTGACACCCATACAAAAAACGGAGAGAATAACATTTTAATACATTCACACCAAGCAAGTCGTAGTTCCACTATAGGGAACCATCAGTTTTATTCAAAGATAATTCTTAGAGCTCTGAAAAACGCTTGGAAAAAGGAACAGGGAAATTCTTCGAGCCTTTAAAAGTAATACATCACAAGTCCCAATATACGATGGTTCGTGACACTATGCGTATTGACGGTCTTGCCAAAGGCTTTGTCCGTATCACCATACCAAGCTGTCGTCGGCATATATTCCATACCGATTTGCCAATGGGGCAGATTGTAGGAGAAAGCGATATTGGTAGAGAAAACTGGTCTATATCCAATCCCATACCATACTCGGTGGCGGAAACTAATACGTCGGCCGTTCCCAAGTTCTTGGTATAACCGGCAAAGAAGTGCCCCTTCCATTTCGTCCCGCAAGTGAAATTAATCCAAGATGTGGAATGCCGGAAAGGCCATGCAGATGCCGGCCAGCAGTAATATCAGCTTTTTCATTCTTATAGTTTGTTACCAGTTTAACAGAGTTGAGCCACAAAGATATATATTTTCCTGTATTTCATTTGAAGAACGAAATATTATTTGTTACTTTGCTTCCAAGTTGTAAGCCTTAAAGGCCAAATCGATTAATAATGTAAACTACATAACAACATCATGGAAAGTAAGAAATTTTTACTGCAGGAGAAAGATATTCCTACAGCCTGGTACAACATCGTAGCAGACATGGAGAATAAACCGCTTCCTCCGCTCAACCCCAAAACAAAGGAACCGCTCAAGCCTGAAGATCTCTATCCTCTATTTGCCAAAGGATTGGTAGACCAGGAGATGAACCAGACGGATGCCTGGATCGAAATCCCGGAAGAAGTTCGCGACATGTATAAAATCTGGCGTCCGACTCCGTTGGTCCGCGCTTACGGACTTGAAAAAGCACTCGACACGCCGGCTCACATCTACTTCAAGAACGAAAGTGTCAGCCCTGTCGGATCTCATAAACTGAATTCCGCTATTCCGCAGGCCTATTTCTGCAAAAAGGAAGGCGTGACCAATGTCACGACCGAAACAGGCGCCGGACAATGGGGAGCTTCCATGGCTATGGCCGCCAAACATTTCGGATTGGAACTGGCTGTCTATATGGTAAAGGTCAGCTACAACCAGAAACCCTACCGCCGTTCTATCATGCAGACGTTCGGAGCCGAGGTGATCGCCTCGCCCAGTATGAGTACACGTGCGGGCCGCGACATTATCACCAAGCACCCGAATTATCAGGGAAGCCTGGGAACAGCCATCTCCGAAGCGGTCGAGTTGGCTA from Parabacteroides merdae ATCC 43184 includes the following:
- the rfbD gene encoding dTDP-4-dehydrorhamnose reductase, producing MKKILVIGANGFVGRRILDNLSENGACEVFGCSLHPDIRPGGNHTSVRLDINDYPAVEALFDHICPDVVVNCSALSVPDYCEQHREEAYAINVSAVENLAYCCEHQGSRLIHLSTDFVFDGRSDRLYTEEDLPAPLNYYGVTKYQGEQAVASICRNYAIVRVVVVYGKALPGQHGNVLQLVKNRLEAGQEIRVVADQYRTPTWVEDIADGVERLVHTDDSGIYHICGAEYLSIAEMAYRVADYFGLDRSLICPVTTEEMKEATPRPRNSGLSIEKAKRELGYRPHTLEEGLKEMKI
- a CDS encoding aspartate-semialdehyde dehydrogenase encodes the protein MKVAIVGVSGAVGQEFLRVLDERNFPMDELVLFGSSRSAGRVYTFRGKQITVKELKHNDDFKGIDVAFVSAGGGTSIEFAETITKYGTVMIDNSSAFRMDNDVPLVVPEVNPEDALNRPRGIIANPNCTTIQMVVALKAIEGLSHIKRVHVSTYQAASGAGATAMAELVKQYEQLLKGEEPTVEKFAYQLAYNVIPHVDVFTDNGYTKEEMKMYNETRKIMHSDIEVSATCVRVPVMRAHSEATWVETERPVSVEEARKAFAEAEGVILQDEPAKKDYPMPLFIAGKDPVYVGRIRKDITNPNGLTFWTVSDQIKKGAALNAVQIAEYLLKVKNIG
- a CDS encoding lamin tail domain-containing protein gives rise to the protein MKQFILYLFILLPFCVNSQVNETFDGPMLGADWIGKDRGQFVVNADGRLQLNIKPTESGTASIGKEIAYSPDMQWEFDVYMQNQPSDENKLCIYLYQENQERYYYVRIGNTGNKELGLKRNGNGNLILPQTDFEESPLLLHVKVTLEDNLRWSLYYKTDDMEGYRLEGSAMYTIEEPVERGNLVFTFYYTKTRSSLFSIDNVCVLNRVTETPIEPDKPEEEPGESESPPKLLEVEPLSASNLLFAFDKPVDIDKAVFSISDIGDAYLKRYVDAGTKQFVSTFFDQEMQLDHSYTISYAGLRSLSGKAMPDEAVEVVLRGEEEPGTDKPEPKPDPDEPESYPAGSVVINEVMAKPGDGRMVEYIELHNTTAATVSLDGWVYKNVTGKKTKALPEMDLPAGGYAVLLDQEDAFSFPVQTLLIPIEKFPALNDKGAVLQLWDAAGGKIEEVAYEAATSGVSWERGTSGWHLSTDPRGGTPGAVNSSPDKEEDPPVDPDRPDVPDNPDDPNIPGVTELIQPGEIIINELLPDPYVGGSEYIELYNRSEHSLSLSALSVAIRKSDGTLSTRYPLTSVLHNLEAKSYLLLTKNLEGVTSFYDIADPSALCGLAKLPILANTSSTLVLFRTADEIIIDEVAYSSKWHAHSVKNKKGVALERIDPDAATQDAANWTSASETVGYGTPGYQNSQYKDASSGGATGIEPPVWIEESGSYTVSYLLDRPGYSCRAFVFNTSGLRVADISNHELLGISGKITWSGVANNGSPLQTGVYIFYAEIYHPEGTVKRFKKAFLIR
- a CDS encoding DcaP family trimeric outer membrane transporter, which codes for MKRYLLLFAALCMVMAGHAQKKNFSYKFYGQVRGDLFYNSRANAEIVDGLFHLYPKDKNLDADGNDLNATANGSFYLLYSRLGVDVTGPNIGKAVTTAKLEADFRGSGSNWAVLRIRHAYVNLDWGKSAVLVGQTWHPLFGDVSPQMLNLSTGAPFQPFNRSPQIRYRYTSGKGLQLTGAVLWQLQYLSAGPNGKSEEYIKNSCIPEVYVSADYKVDGLIAGVGMEVLSLKPRQQTTVDDRVYKVNERVTSLSFEAYAKYMTQDWVIAGKTLLASNLTQACMLGGYAVTSVDPRTGEQEYTPYRHSMTWLNIVYGKKWKPGIFVGYLKNLGTGKTIAGPTYGVGLEVDQVFTTNLQLSYNLPHWKLGVEYSPSLAWYGDMNAENGKIENTHSVTNHRVLGVLIYMF